The Corallococcus soli genome segment CGCCACGTGGATGCGCGGTTGCGCGCCTCGGACTGGAGGCCCCTGGCCGAGGTGTACGACGACGCGGACGTCATCAACCGCTCGCTGGATGGCGCGGAGGACGCCTTCGTGGGGCTGTACCACGCGCTGGGGCAGGTGCTCTCGCGTCCGACGGACAGCCTCGCGGGGTTGAGACACCTGCCAGCGGGCGTGGTGGCGCTCATCGCGTCCTCGCCGGAGTACTGGGAGCGCTTCCTGCTCATGACGTCCGGAGAGCAGATTCGCGAGGTGGCGAAGCTGACGACGAACGTCCTCGTCACCTGGGGCGCGGCGTCAGCGACGACGCGCACGGTGACGGGGATGATGGCGGGTGCCGAGGCCACGGTGCCGGTGCTCTCGTTGTCCGCGGAGGGGGCGCTGGTGCTGGAGCGCATCGCGGTGCCGGTGGGGCGCGCGGCGGCGGTGCTGAGCAGTGGCCCCGGGGCGGTCATCGTCCTCCAGCGGGCCAACGCGTCCACGAGCGGTGCCGCACCCTCGGCCGGCCCCGGCAAGTGGGGGCCTGCCAGGGAGTCGATGTCGGAGCGCGCCCGGCGCTACCAGGAGCAGGTTTCAGGGCACTCGGCGGACGAGGCCTACTGGGTTGGCGATGTGAAGTTCGACGGCTTCACGGAGGGCATCCTCCTCGAGGCCAAGGGGCCCGGCTATGCGAACAAGTTCCTCGACAACCTCACGCCCAGGGCCTGGTTCGAGATGTCGGGAGCGAAGGCCCTTGTCGAGCAGGCTCAGCGACAGCTCCGGGCCTCCTTCGGCACGGGAAGCCGCATCCGGTGGCACGTCGCGGAGCAGAAGACGGCCGAGGCCATTCGGGACCTTCTGCGGGGGAGGGGCATCACGGAAATTGAAGTCGTCTTCACTCCTCC includes the following:
- a CDS encoding Tox-REase-5 domain-containing protein, whose protein sequence is MRADVVMVCLALVVAGCAGVEVPSGRGGSRVLRQGSASFSETSRERRRSAEAEGEELGEERHREAVRVPRGTVILGGRPGEVSRQALELGLLDVDAFEKLLVRAGLEDVDALPVRRNPFTPEDAVEVLGRLMERPVTLRTFPPRMAAGFLLREVLERGEVSREELVRRVARFAREQVAVLRPDGYLAWALDGSTQQKVAPVTWKDGAFRAGYFELGRFYSGKGGVFRHVDARLRASDWRPLAEVYDDADVINRSLDGAEDAFVGLYHALGQVLSRPTDSLAGLRHLPAGVVALIASSPEYWERFLLMTSGEQIREVAKLTTNVLVTWGAASATTRTVTGMMAGAEATVPVLSLSAEGALVLERIAVPVGRAAAVLSSGPGAVIVLQRANASTSGAAPSAGPGKWGPARESMSERARRYQEQVSGHSADEAYWVGDVKFDGFTEGILLEAKGPGYANKFLDNLTPRAWFEMSGAKALVEQAQRQLRASFGTGSRIRWHVAEQKTAEAIRDLLRGRGITEIEVVFTPPLP